The Salvia splendens isolate huo1 chromosome 21, SspV2, whole genome shotgun sequence genome includes a window with the following:
- the LOC121784407 gene encoding peroxidase 18-like — FVTVPIFKTCLNHLQNKCRGSCPAAEITVRSASDLDLTIPGKLLRLLFHDCFVEGCDASILLQGNGTERSDPGNTSVDGFAVIDSAKRLLEIFCPETVSCADILALAARDAVEYTGGPSVQIPTGRRDGRISAAANVRPNIIDTSFTLDEMAKLFFAKGLSMDDLVTLSGGHTIGKSHCSSFNDRFKLDLNGNVTVIDSSQDQQYAVQLSKMCAAGVRDDSITVNNDPGTPFQFDNQYYKILLEHKGLFQSDSALVNDNRTLSKVVEFANSQDGFFESWVVSFLKLSIVGVKTGDEGEIRQSCSMPNR, encoded by the exons TTTGTCACTGTTCCAATTTTCAAAACCTGCCTCAACCATCTCCAGAATAAATGCAGAG GTTCATGCCCTGCGGCTGAAATCACAGTGAGATCAGCTTCTGATTTGGATCTTACGATCCCTGGGAAGCTCCTCCGCTTGCTCTTCCACGATTGCTTCGTCGAG GGCTGTGATGCTTCCATACTACTACAAGGAAATGGGACGGAGAGAAGCGATCCTGGAAACACGTCCGTTGACGGATTCGCCGTGATAGACTCAGCAAAGAGATTGCTTGAAATCTTCTGCCCCGAAACAGTTTCTTGTGCCGACATTCTTGCACTAGCTGCTAGAGATGCAGTTGAATAT ACTGGGGGACCAAGTGTGCAGATTCCGACAGGAAGGAGAGATGGCAGGATTTCAGCAGCTGCAAATGTGAGACCAAACATCATAGACACAAGTTTCACATTAGATGAGATGGCTAAGCTCTTCTTTGCCAAGGGTTTGTCTATGGACGACCTCGTTACTCTCTCAG GGGGTCACACGATTGGAAAATCACATTGTAGCTCATTCAACGACCGGTTCAAGCTCGACCTGAATGGAAATGTTACAGTGATCGATTCATCCCAAGACCAGCAGTACGCGGTCCAGCTATCGAAAATGTGCGCTGCCGGTGTTAGGGATGATTCGATCACTGTCAATAATGACCCAGGGACGCCATTTCAGTTCGATAACCAGTACTACAAGATACTGTTGGAGCACAAGGGGCTTTTCCAGTCTGATTCTGCACTGGTAAATGATAACAGAACGTTGAGCAAAGTGGTGGAATTTGCTAACAGCCAAGATGGTTTCTTTGAGAGTTGGGTTGTTTCTTTCTTGAAACTTTCCATTGTTGGGGTTAAGACCGGTGATGAGGGCGAAATTCGACAATCTTGTTCGATGCCTAATCGATGA
- the LOC121784797 gene encoding protein TIC 55, chloroplastic-like, which produces MFISPQDCNLNQINPLPQMALLPLPPILAAAALPSHLEKLPRTKAARITLSTTLSPSNPRHRQLKKNHHKLSAVAEGIAAAAGDENVIQEDEAVEHKESSARYSWTEEWYPLYLTKQVPDDAPLGLTVFDKQVVLFKDGDGIIRCYEDRCPHRLAKLSEGQLYDGRLECLYHGWQFEGNGKCVKIPQLSAGAKIPASACVRTYEIKDSQGVIWIWMSHKAPPNLEKIPWFENFDRPGFRDVSTTHELPYDHSILLENLMDPAHVPISHDRTDWTAKREDATALFFEVVERTDRGFAGHWGRERDRSMPDYIPNFLRFEAPCVLQNNREIVDKNGERHYFTGLFLCRPSGQGKSMLIVRFGNTRQPPPMLKLFPQWYFHQNACKVFEQDMGFLSSQNEILMKEKVPTRKLYINLRSSDVWVAEYRKWMDKVGHGLPYYFGHSSISLPEIPAVVEHAPAGFVANFSASQPAKGGIGTMEAPNPANRYFRHVVHCKGCMNVVKSSHSWKKALSVAAAVSTTLAILVSARQWKVLFLLSTAVLLAGVQICSTIIAMNTTNFIRTHRRM; this is translated from the exons ATGTTCATTTCTCCCCAAGACTGTAACCTCAATCAAATTAATCCTCTCCCGCAAATGGCTCTTCTACCGTTGCCGCCAATTCTGGCTGCTGCTGCTCTTCCATCGCACTTGGAGAAACTCCCCAGAACAAAGGCGGCAAGGATAACATTGTCTACTACTCTAAGCCCTTCGAATCCCCGCCACCGTCAACTGAAGAAGAATCACCACAAATTGAGCGCAGTCGCCGAGGGAATCGCAGCTGCGGCGGGCGATGAGAACGTGATCCAGGAAGATGAAGCTGTGGAGCACAAGGAATCATCGGCGAGATACAGTTGGACCGAGGAATGGTATCCACTGTACCTCACCAAGCAAGTGCCCGACGACGCGCCGCTAGGGCTCACAGTGTTCGATAAGCAGGTTGTGCTGTTCAAGGACGGCGATGGAATAATTAGGTGTTACGAAGATCGTTGCCCCCACAg GTTAGCAAAGCTGTCTGAGGGCCAATTGTATGATGGGAGATTGGAGTGTTTGTACCATGGCTGGCAGTTTGAAGGAAATGGTAAATGTGTGAAGATACCTCAG CTCTCAGCAGGTGCGAAAATCCCTGCATCGGCTTGTGTGAGGACTTACGAGATCAAGGATTCACAAGGCGTGATATGGATTTGGATGTCGCACAAGGCTCCTCCTAATCTTGAAAAGATCCCTTGGTTTGAGAATTTTGATAGACCTGGTTTTCGAGATGTTTCAACCACCCATGAGCTCCCGTATGATCATTCCATCCTTTTAGAGAACCTCATGGATCCTGCTCATGTTCCTATCTCACACGACAGAACGGATTGGACAGCTAAAAGGGAGGATGCCACTGCTCTATTTTTTGAGGTGGTGGAAAGAACTGATCGAGGCTTTGCAGGCCATTGGGGTAGAGAGAGAGATCGGTCAATGCCAGACTACATACCGAACTTTCTGAGGTTTGAGGCGCCTTGTGTGCTTCAGAACAACCGGGAAATTGTTGACAAGAATGGTGAGAGGCACTACTTCACGGGGCTGTTTCTATGCAGGCCATCTGGACAGGGGAAGTCAATGCTTATAGTCAGGTTTGGGAATACAAGACAGCCACCACCCATGTTGAAACTGTTTCCTCAATGGTACTTCCATCAGAATGCTTGTAAGGTATTCGAGCAAGATATGGGATTCCTTTCGTCTCAGAACGAGATCCTTATGAAGGAGAAAGTTCCAACGAGGAAGCTTTACATCAATTTGAGGTCATCGGATGTTTGGGTGGCTGAGTACAGGAAATGGATGGATAAAGTGGGGCATGGGCTGCCTTACTACTTTGGGCATAGCTCGATTTCTCTGCCAGAAATTCCAGCAGTAGTTGAGCATGCTCCGGCTGGATTTGTTGCCAATTTCTCAGCCTCTCAGCCAGCTAAGGGTGGGATTGGGACAATGGAAGCACCTAACCCTGCCAACAGATACTTTCGGCATGTGGTTCATTGCAAGGGGTGCATGAACGTCGTGAAATCTTCTCATTCGTGGAAGAAAGCTCTATCCGTTGCTGCTGCTGTATCCACGACATTGGCAATTCTTGTTTCCGCAAGGCAGTGGAAGGTGCTGTTCCTGCTCTCGACTGCAGTTCTGTTGGCCGGGGTACAAATCTGTTCAACTATCATTGCGATGAACACAACCAACTTCATCAGAACGCATAGAAGGATGTGA
- the LOC121785055 gene encoding uncharacterized protein LOC121785055, translated as MAINQEFGCNSKTPLPESIQHCGGEVADPLHRKYDGSSMRREAITKNICGYQGGSRIQNRKSDRLHDIDDIEIVGYLNTKEEIHRKRILWEAMNEKCIKAKKQKVPTETKKSGAVKIATKTTEKVEPKKHSSRINYDALKSLGGDFQERCESGESSKADSPKQSKESWYEDDQSDDENFGGDEEEDESHYQYQDEDLFDDFDT; from the exons ATGGCGATTAATCAAGAGTTCGGCTGCAATTCGAAAACTCCG TTGCCAGAATCAATCCAACATTGTGGTGGAGAAGTTGCAGATCCTCTACATAGGAAATATGATG GTTCTTCAATGAGACGCGAGGCAATCACGAAGAATATTTGTGGATACCAAGGAGGAAGCAGAATTCAAAACAGAAAATCTGATAGACTACATGATATTGATGATATTGAA ATTGTTGGATACCTTAATACCAAGGAGGAGATCCACCGGAAAAGGATTTTATGGGAAGCAATGAATGAAAAATGTATAAAG GCCAAGAAACAGAAAGTACCTACTGAAACAAAGAAGAGTGGTGCTGTCAAGATTGCTACTAAAACCACTGAGAAAGTGGAGCCTAAG AAGCATAGTTCGAGGATCAACTATGATGCTTTAAAATCTCTGGGTGGTGATTTC CAGGAAAGATGTGAATCGGGCGAGTCAAGCAAGGCAGATTCACCAAAGCAATCAAAGGAGAGTTGGTACGAAGATGATCAGAGTGATGATGAGAATTTTGGaggtgatgaagaagaagatgagagCCATTACCAGTACCAAGATGAAGATTTATTTGATGATTTTGATACTtga
- the LOC121785053 gene encoding uncharacterized protein LOC121785053 isoform X2, giving the protein MEHNQAVDGLLNLFTKANRDLSAVQNKLHKEFQQVYPDHANPMKLVERLKKIEEEMSSLKDECRELLAAKQDLIDKARTVLVGNRTMLHKLQSSTGVPHTGDADDDAFESFNQVIDEWAVQVKSRKEEEEPDSGDINQMLFSAIVQSN; this is encoded by the exons ATGGAGCACAACCAAGCTGTGGATGGACTTCTAAACCTGTTCACCAAGGCCAATCGCGATCTTTCCGCGGTGCAGAACAAGCTCCACAAAGAGTTCCAGCAAGTTTACCCCGATCAC GCAAATCCGATGAAGCTGGTGGAAAGGCTGAAAAAGATAGAAGAAGAAATGTCGTCACTGAAAGACGAGTGCCGCGAGCTTCTTGCTGCGAAACAG GATCTGATAGATAAGGCTAGAACTGTCTTAGTGGGGAATAGGACAATGCTGCATAAGTTACAAAGCTCCACTGGTGTTCCTCACACCGGAGATGCAGACGATGATGCTTTTGAGAGCTTCAATCAG GTTATCGATGAGTGGGCAGTTCAAGTCAAATCTAGAAAAG AGGAGGAAGAGCCGGACTCCGGTGATATAAACCAAATGTTGTTTTCTGCAATTGTCCAAAGCAACTGA
- the LOC121785053 gene encoding uncharacterized protein LOC121785053 isoform X1 translates to MEHNQAVDGLLNLFTKANRDLSAVQNKLHKEFQQVYPDHANPMKLVERLKKIEEEMSSLKDECRELLAAKQVLPSQNISCDLVCDAQQSDTNQKGAKKVWCVKEDIALMSSWCTASDDKVCGKQMGFSLWGRVHNLYQEARANNLEELNERNIESMKCRWKRLNANGNKWIAAYKEAYGRKKIGMSLADVEIEAHAIYEVGGSKFQDLVVFNEVMSKHPKWDLTSQDFSQLCPISKGAFEESGGNSKRSRTLVVFNEVMSKHPKEDLTSKEFSQLCPIYEEGAFQESGGSSKRSRTSENGDYPEPSNVETPSIDCSTIPHPKTPTNASESLPTNEVAVEIRALRLIIDSEAEAMNKLGNARIDLELKKEQRKAMKMNQILLNTLLAKDHLTPKDEEMKHRLMEIVLRQ, encoded by the exons ATGGAGCACAACCAAGCTGTGGATGGACTTCTAAACCTGTTCACCAAGGCCAATCGCGATCTTTCCGCGGTGCAGAACAAGCTCCACAAAGAGTTCCAGCAAGTTTACCCCGATCAC GCAAATCCGATGAAGCTGGTGGAAAGGCTGAAAAAGATAGAAGAAGAAATGTCGTCACTGAAAGACGAGTGCCGCGAGCTTCTTGCTGCGAAACAG GTTCTACCATCACAAAACATTTCTTGTGATTTGGTATGTGATGCCCAACAGTCAGACACAAATCAAAAGGGGGCAAAAAAAGTTTGGTGTGTGAAAGAAGATATAGCCCTAATGTCATCTTGGTGTACTGCTAGTGATGATAAAGTATGTGGAAAGCAAATGGGTTTTTCTTTGTGGGGACGAGTGCATAATCTGTATCAAGAAGCTCGAGCAAACAATTTGGAAGAACTCAACGAAAGAAACATTGAATCGATGAAGTGTCGTTGGAAACGACTTAATGCAAATGGAAACAAGTGGATTGCGGCTTACAAGGAAGCATATGGTCGGAAAAAGATAGGAATGAGCTTGGCGGATGTTGAGATAGAAGCTCATGCAATTTATGAAGTAGGTGGTAGCAAGTTTCAGGATTTGGTTGTATTTAATGAAGTTATGAGTAAACATCCCAAGTGGGACTTAACATCTCAAGATTTTTCACAACTATGTCCTATATCTAAAGGGGCTTTTGAAGAAAGTGGTGGCAACTCCAAAAGATCAAGGACTTTAGTTGTATTTAATGAAGTTATGAGTAAACATCCCAAAGAGGACTTAACATCTAAAGAGTTTTCACAACTATGTCCCATATATGAAGAAGGGGCTTTTCAAGAAAGTGGTGGCAGCTCCAAAAGATCAAGGACTTCTGAAAATGGGGATTATCCTGAACCTTCCAATGTAGAAACTCCAAGTATTGATTGTTCAACTATTCCCCATCCTAAAACTCCAACTAATGCATCAGAATCTTTACCTACTAATGAAGTTGCTGTAGAAATTCGTGCATTAAGACTCATTATAGACAGTGAAGCTGAAGCAATGAACAAACTAGGAAATGCGAGAATCGACTTGGAGCTCAAAAAAGAACAACGAAAGGCTATGAAGATGAATCAGATTTTGTTGAACACATTGTTAGCGAAAGATCATTTAACCCCAAAAGATGAAGAAATGAAACATCGTCTAATGGAAATTGTGCTTAGACAGtga
- the LOC121784408 gene encoding VQ motif-containing protein 31-like — translation MEKQREIGFIQADAATFKELVQRLTGAAPGGGAHKLRPNAAVQFKLQERRKQSLGDLEIIKAGTRSAGNSPAVKGPVTPFGAEAERIRTESPLSEEERDVPAKAAAPVLLTLFPLTP, via the coding sequence ATGGAGAAGCAAAGAGAGATTGGTTTCATACAAGCGGACGCCGCCACCTTCAAAGAGCTGGTCCAGAGGCTGACCGGGGCGGCGCCGGGTGGCGGAGCCCACAAGCTCCGGCCGAATGCGGCTGTGCAATTCAAGCTTCAAGAGAGGAGAAAGCAATCGTTAGGCGATCTCGAGATCATCAAAGCTGGCACGAGATCGGCCGGGAACTCGCCGGCAGTGAAGGGGCCCGTGACGCCGTTcggggcggaagcggagcgAATCAGGACGGAGTCGCCGCTGTCCGAGGAGGAGAGGGACGTGCCGGCCAAGGCGGCGGCGCCTGTTTTGCTGACTTTGTTCCCGTTGACTccttaa
- the LOC121783436 gene encoding probable monogalactosyldiacylglycerol synthase, chloroplastic, producing MQPSTVNQETTNPFSFVSQLGNLVHDSSRLNFDGHSTCLSNYLYFDERKKPRAVASLALSCKGAAFNIRRALNQFNSAIRFHCERLPLNFASVQVDSQESNGCGDDGNGVLEQTERNSVDAVVSDAPKNVLILMSDTGGGHRASAEAIKAAFAEEFGDEYRVFVTDLWTDHTPWPFNQLPKSYNFLVKHGTLWKMTYYATAPRLVHRTNFAATSTFIAREVSKGLMKYRPDIIISVHPLMQHVPLRILRSKGLLKKIVFTTVITDLSTCHPTWFHKLVTRCYCPSEEVAKRALRAGLQRSQIKVYGLPVRPSFVKAVRPKDELRRELGMDEHLPAVLLMGGGEGMGPIEATARALGDALYDETHGVPTGQVLVICGRNKKLVSKLKSIQWKIPVEVKGFVTRMEDCMGACDCIITKAGPGTIAEATIRGLPIILNDYIAGQEAGNVPYVVQNGCGKFSKSPKAIASIVSQWFGPKQHELVTMSQNALRLARPDAVVKIVHDLHELVRHRSFERQCSAA from the exons ATGCAGCCTTCAACTGTGAACCAAGAAACCACGAACCCCTTTAGTTTCGTTTCTCAGTTGGGCAATTTAGTGCACGATTCCTCGCGGCTGAATTTTGATGGGCACTCCACGTGTTTGTCGAATTACTTGTACTTTGATGAGAGGAAGAAGCCCAGGGCTGTGGCTTCATTGGCTCTGAGCTGTAAAGGTGCCGCCTTTAACATTAGGAGAGCGTTGAATCAGTTCAATAGTGCAATTAGGTTCCACTGCGAGAGACTGCCGCTTAATTTCGCCTCGGTTCAGGTTGATTCCCAGGAGAGTAATGGGTGTGGAGATGATGGGAATGGGGTATTGGAGCAAACGGAGCGAAATTCTGTGGATGCTGTTGTGTCGGATGCTCCAAAGAATGTGCTGATTCTGATGAGCGATACTGGTGGGGGTCATAGAGCTTCTGCCGAGGCTATTAAGGCAGCTTTTGCTGAGGAATTTGGTGACGAATATCGG GTTTTTGTCACTGACTTGTGGACAGATCATACTCCATGGCCATTTAATCAGCTGCCAAAGAGTTATAACTTCCTTGTAAAACATGGGACTCTGTGGAAGATGACTTATTATGCTACTGCACCGCGTCTTGTTCATCGAACCAATTTTGCTGCCACCTCAACATTCATAGCTCG AGAGGTTTCTAAAGGATTGATGAAATACCGGCCAGATATTATCATCAGTGTACATCCACTGATGCAACATGTTCCACTTCGTATTTTGAGGTCTAAAGGTCTTCTGAAGAAGATTGTTTTTACCACTGTGATAACAGACCTCTCCACATGTCACCCCACATG GTTCCACAAGCTTGTAACGAGATGCTATTGCCCTTCGGAGGAGGTAGCAAAACGAGCACTGAGAGCTGGCCTTCAACGCTCACAAATTAAGGTCTATGGCCTTCCTGTGAGGCCCTCGTTTGTGAAGGCTGTTCGCCCTAAG GACGAATTGAGGAGAGAACTAGGTATGGATGAACATCTACCTGCAGTTTTGCTTATGGGTGGCGGTGAAGGTATGGGCCCCATCGAGGCTACTGCTCGAGCACTTGGGGATGCATTATATGACGAAACTCATGGAGTACCTACCGGTCAGGTTCTTGTGATTTGTGGCCGAAATAAAAAGCTAGTCAGCAAATTGAAGTCGATTCAGTGGAAGATCCCCGTTGAG GTGAAGGGTTTTGTCACTAGAATGGAGGATTGCATGGGTGCTTGTGATTGCATTATCACGAAG GCTGGTCCCGGAACTATTGCAGAAGCCACGATACGAGGACTTCCAATTATCCTAAATGACTATATTGCCGGACAG GAAGCCGGGAATGTTCCATATGTCGTCCAAAATGGATGTGGGAAATTCTCAAAGTCTCCAAAGGCGATTGCCAGCATAGTCTCTCAATGGTTCGGTCCTAAACAGCACGAGCTCGTGACAATGTCACAGAACGCGTTGAGGCTTGCTAGGCCAGACGCGGTCGTCAAGATTGTCCACGATCTTCATGAGTTAGTCAGACACAGAAGCTTCGAACGTCAATGCTCTGCAGCTTGA